A segment of the Bdellovibrio bacteriovorus genome:
GCAACTGAGCTGTGGTTCTGATGTCACAATCCAACGCCAGTTTAAGACCGTTTTCCATCGCGCCGAAGATCGCTCTTCCCACCTCAGAGTACGCATTGTACTGAGTGGAGTTGTACGACTGCTGATTCATTTTCTGGAAGTAAAGGGCGCCCAAAACCTCCAGTTTTTCCATCTTGGTTTCTTTGGCTTCATTGCTTTTTGCGATCTGAACCATTCTGGCCGCTGTTGCTTTCAGCTCACGGTCGGCCATGTTGTATTCCACGGAATTGTAGCTGGCTGCATTCTTTCGGCGCGACCAAGCATCCATTTCCACATCCTGTTGCTCCAGACTGCGAGTCACATCGGCACGGCGAGCGCACGCATAGTTGCCACCACCATGACCACCATTATTGCCACCGCCATTGTGCCCGCCGTTGTGACCGCCATTGCCGTTGCCACCCGGTTGTTGCGGCACATTCCCCAGAACCAGTTGCGGACGGCTGTCCGTGGAAAGAGCCGTGACACGAATATCGGCATATCCACCATAGGATTCAGCCAGGATGTCGATAGCCACGATGCGGGAACGCAGGTTCAGATTTTCAGAAACCGCGCGGGAACCCACACCGAACACCGCTGTGTTGCGGAATTCACGGATGGAAACACGCTGGCCGTCTTCAGTGATCACACTGGCATCGTGAATTTTCAAACGCATTGCCAACGCCGCCACTTCAATGCGCTCCAAAGAAACCGCACGACGCAGACTGATGCGATACCACTCCCCGCCTGAACGACGGGTCACACCCTGAATCTCAAGAGTGCCTTCCTGAAGATACTGACCCGGAGGAGGTGGTGGCATCGGCGGAGCCTCGGGATAACGACCCGGGCGGTTGTCATTGTGTTGTGCCATCGCAGGGTGTGCCGCCTGCAGTACTGCTGCAGCAGCCAACATCCCAAGGATCAGTTTCTTTTTCATAACAATCTCCGAAATTGCAAATATTGATATTACTGGTTTTAACTTAAAATCTTCTTATTTGGACAGACGAG
Coding sequences within it:
- a CDS encoding beta-sandwich domain-containing protein translates to MKKKLILGMLAAAAVLQAAHPAMAQHNDNRPGRYPEAPPMPPPPPGQYLQEGTLEIQGVTRRSGGEWYRISLRRAVSLERIEVAALAMRLKIHDASVITEDGQRVSIREFRNTAVFGVGSRAVSENLNLRSRIVAIDILAESYGGYADIRVTALSTDSRPQLVLGNVPQQPGGNGNGGHNGGHNGGGNNGGHGGGNYACARRADVTRSLEQQDVEMDAWSRRKNAASYNSVEYNMADRELKATAARMVQIAKSNEAKETKMEKLEVLGALYFQKMNQQSYNSTQYNAYSEVGRAIFGAMENGLKLALDCDIRTTAQLLARGDEYVGKMNTYSYNSVPYNAYSKMAQQVYAAAPNFYEQEVRRLDKTFVKIDEELDENHRKMNSYSYNSVGYNSYAAIIRKGVELSQGSLRRLVPHMSSLQRFDLVKHFDGRKNAYSYNSLLYNHFAAMKEIAAR